A genomic window from Blastococcus saxobsidens DD2 includes:
- a CDS encoding ABC transporter ATP-binding protein: MTGVDVVRGQDHLLRGVDWSVEADHRWVVLGPNGAGKTTLLQLAAALMHPTRGEVRLLGETLGAVDVFELRPRIGLTSASLAQRISGAERTGDVVVSAGYAVVGRWRERYDVHDLTRAGLLMQQWGVAQYAHRPFGTLSEGERKRTQIARALMPDPELLLLDEPGAGLDLAGREDLVGRLTDLAKYHYAPAQVLVTHHVEEIPPGYTHALLLRDGEVVAAGAADDVLTAATLSDTFGLPLSLARTDGRFTARRAT; this comes from the coding sequence ATGACCGGTGTCGACGTCGTCCGCGGGCAGGACCACCTGCTGCGCGGCGTCGACTGGAGCGTCGAGGCCGACCACCGGTGGGTGGTGCTCGGGCCCAACGGGGCGGGGAAGACGACGCTGCTGCAGCTGGCCGCGGCGCTGATGCACCCGACCCGCGGCGAGGTCCGGCTGCTGGGGGAGACCCTGGGCGCGGTCGACGTCTTCGAGCTGCGCCCGCGGATCGGCCTCACCAGTGCGTCGCTGGCCCAGCGCATCAGCGGCGCCGAGCGCACCGGCGACGTCGTCGTCTCGGCGGGCTACGCCGTCGTGGGACGGTGGCGGGAGCGGTACGACGTCCACGACCTCACCCGCGCCGGGCTGCTCATGCAGCAGTGGGGCGTCGCGCAGTACGCGCACCGCCCCTTCGGCACGCTGAGCGAGGGCGAGCGCAAGCGCACCCAGATCGCCCGGGCGCTCATGCCGGACCCGGAGCTGCTGCTGCTCGACGAACCCGGTGCGGGACTGGACCTCGCCGGGCGGGAGGACCTCGTCGGCCGGCTCACCGACCTCGCCAAGTACCACTACGCGCCGGCGCAGGTGCTGGTCACCCACCACGTCGAGGAGATCCCGCCCGGGTACACCCACGCCCTGCTGCTGCGCGACGGCGAGGTGGTGGCCGCCGGCGCCGCCGACGACGTGCTCACCGCCGCGACGCTCTCGGACACCTTCGGGCTCCCGCTGTCGCTCGCCCGCACCGACGGCCGGTTCACCGCCCGCCGCGCGACCTGA